In Frondihabitans sp. PAMC 28766, a genomic segment contains:
- a CDS encoding D-alanine--D-alanine ligase: MSTPLIPEPIRTVTVLAGGISHERDVSLRSGRRVADSLIEHGLTVELRDPDATLLGHLRDTRPDVVWPALHGASGEDGALRGLLEAIDIPFVGSQSTAARLAWDKPTAKALVARAGIRTPRSITLSHDAFRELGAASVLEAIADEHPIPVVVKPARGGSAQGVTVVDKVGALPRAMVDAYTYCEDVVVEQKIVGTEIAIGVLDTGDGPRALPAVEIVPTSGFYGFEARYNAGETRFFTPARLADDVASAAATAAVTAHEALGLRHLSRVDIIVDGAGTPWFLEVNVLPGLTETSLVPQALENAGYDLGWVYAELAQKAITDHRA, encoded by the coding sequence ATGTCCACGCCACTGATTCCCGAGCCGATCCGCACCGTCACCGTCCTCGCCGGCGGCATCAGCCATGAGCGCGACGTCTCCCTGCGGTCGGGTCGCCGTGTCGCCGACAGCCTCATCGAACACGGTCTGACCGTCGAGCTCCGAGACCCGGACGCGACGCTGCTGGGCCACCTCCGCGACACTCGCCCCGATGTCGTGTGGCCCGCGCTTCACGGGGCGAGCGGCGAGGACGGCGCCCTGCGTGGTCTTCTCGAAGCCATCGACATTCCGTTCGTCGGGTCACAATCGACCGCCGCGCGCCTCGCCTGGGACAAGCCGACCGCGAAGGCCCTAGTCGCCCGCGCCGGTATCCGTACACCCCGCAGCATCACGCTGTCACACGATGCCTTCCGTGAGCTCGGTGCGGCCAGCGTGCTCGAGGCCATCGCCGACGAGCACCCGATCCCCGTCGTCGTCAAGCCGGCCCGCGGGGGGTCGGCCCAGGGCGTCACCGTCGTCGACAAGGTGGGGGCACTGCCGCGCGCGATGGTCGACGCCTACACGTATTGCGAAGACGTCGTCGTCGAGCAGAAGATCGTCGGCACTGAGATCGCCATCGGCGTGCTCGACACGGGCGACGGCCCCAGAGCGCTGCCGGCTGTCGAGATCGTCCCCACCTCTGGCTTCTACGGCTTCGAGGCTCGCTACAACGCGGGGGAGACGCGATTCTTCACCCCGGCGCGGCTCGCCGACGACGTTGCGTCCGCTGCAGCCACCGCCGCCGTCACAGCCCACGAGGCGCTGGGTCTTCGTCACCTATCCCGCGTCGACATCATCGTGGATGGCGCCGGCACCCCCTGGTTCCTCGAGGTGAACGTGCTGCCGGGCCTCACCGAGACTTCACTCGTGCCTCAGGCCCTCGAGAATGCCGGCTACGACCTCGGTTGGGTCTATGCCGAGCTCGCCCAGAAAGCCATCACCGACCACCGCGCGTAA
- a CDS encoding GNAT family N-acetyltransferase, whose product MPSDVEDVFRIYSDPATWKHSPHDRFTSREQAVRLVGNSQRSHGSLGLGTWAIRLGDAGLDARLTEETFVGTGGALFYEEPGIWNLGYRLAPEAWGRGFGTELAEAAVVAAGQVAPHIPVTARVLTNNPRSVRVLEKVGLKLLWEGPTKDERPAEERTPPLRRIYADRRLPAHAFDWLIDHA is encoded by the coding sequence TTGCCCAGTGATGTCGAGGACGTCTTCCGTATCTACTCTGACCCCGCAACTTGGAAGCACAGCCCTCACGATCGGTTTACAAGCAGAGAGCAGGCGGTTCGGCTGGTCGGCAATTCGCAGCGAAGCCATGGCTCCTTGGGGCTGGGCACCTGGGCGATTCGCCTCGGAGACGCGGGCTTAGACGCACGCCTTACGGAGGAGACGTTTGTCGGGACCGGCGGTGCGCTCTTCTACGAAGAGCCGGGGATCTGGAATCTAGGCTACCGGTTGGCTCCCGAGGCGTGGGGGCGGGGATTCGGCACTGAACTGGCTGAGGCAGCCGTCGTAGCTGCGGGACAAGTCGCTCCTCACATTCCGGTGACTGCCCGGGTTCTCACGAACAATCCGCGTTCCGTTCGCGTGCTGGAGAAGGTAGGGCTGAAGCTGCTCTGGGAGGGCCCGACAAAAGACGAGAGGCCCGCCGAAGAGAGGACGCCACCGCTGAGGCGGATCTATGCGGACCGTCGACTACCGGCGCACGCCTTCGACTGGCTCATCGATCACGCCTGA
- a CDS encoding ParB/RepB/Spo0J family partition protein encodes MATKRTGLGRGIGALIPVADDSQDRPVDVFFPARTQTAEELVAVPGARLASLNPLDIVPNAHQPRTEFREEELSELVASIREVGVLQPIVVRAIKGAGAGQPQYELVMGERRLRATKELGLATIPAVVKDTADDAMLRDALLENLHRAQLNPLEEASAYQQLLADFAITQEELASRIGRSRPQVTNTLRLLRLPSPVQRRVASGVLSAGHARAILSVVDAAGMERLADKIVNEDLSVRAAEAAAAAITAAPGSGASKKSPAPSATQGHLNEVAERLGDRFDTRVKVNLGARKGSITIDFASIGDLNRILQEMGQDPYGQ; translated from the coding sequence GTGGCTACGAAGAGAACCGGCCTCGGCCGCGGTATCGGCGCGCTGATCCCTGTCGCCGATGACTCGCAGGATCGGCCCGTCGATGTCTTCTTCCCCGCGCGAACGCAGACGGCGGAAGAACTCGTGGCAGTACCGGGGGCACGCCTGGCAAGTCTCAACCCCCTCGACATCGTGCCAAACGCGCATCAGCCCCGCACGGAGTTCCGTGAGGAGGAGCTCTCCGAGCTGGTGGCATCCATCCGCGAGGTGGGCGTCCTGCAGCCGATCGTGGTGCGTGCAATCAAGGGCGCGGGGGCGGGTCAACCGCAGTACGAGCTGGTCATGGGTGAGCGGCGTCTGCGTGCGACGAAGGAGCTGGGGCTTGCGACGATCCCGGCGGTCGTCAAAGACACCGCCGACGACGCCATGCTGCGGGATGCTCTGCTCGAGAACCTGCATCGGGCGCAGTTGAATCCGCTGGAAGAGGCGTCGGCGTACCAGCAACTCCTGGCCGACTTCGCCATCACGCAGGAGGAGCTCGCCTCGCGCATCGGCCGAAGCCGCCCGCAGGTGACGAACACGCTGCGTCTGCTTCGCCTCCCCTCCCCCGTGCAACGGCGGGTCGCCTCGGGCGTCCTCTCGGCCGGCCACGCTCGCGCGATCCTGTCGGTCGTCGACGCGGCCGGCATGGAACGGCTGGCCGACAAGATCGTAAATGAAGACCTGTCGGTGCGCGCGGCCGAGGCTGCTGCTGCTGCCATTACTGCCGCGCCGGGTTCGGGGGCGTCGAAGAAGAGTCCGGCCCCGAGTGCGACGCAGGGTCACCTCAACGAGGTCGCCGAACGGCTAGGCGACAGGTTCGATACTCGCGTGAAAGTGAACCTCGGGGCGCGCAAAGGGTCGATCACCATCGACTTCGCCTCGATCGGCGACCTCAACCGGATCTTGCAAGAAATGGGCCAGGATCCCTACGGTCAGTAG
- a CDS encoding ParA family protein, with protein MHRVTTASDGYDATTPLARELADLSRRREALAVDTLPKPSRTRVITVSNQKGGVGKTTSTVNLSAALARNGARVLVIDLDPQGNASTALGVEHRAETASVYDVVVGESAIADVIQKSPEFDELYCVPSTIHLAGAEIELVSLVAREQRLRTALDTFLSATEAASNRFDYVFVDCPPSLGLLTINAFVAAQEVLIPIQCEYYALEGLSQLLRNIQLIEKHLNPVLKVSSILLTMYDGRTNLSQQVAADVREHFPAEVLRTMIPRSVRISEAPGYGQTVISYDTNSPGSLSYLEAAAELAHRGAPE; from the coding sequence ATTCATCGGGTGACTACAGCTTCTGACGGTTACGACGCGACGACGCCCCTGGCTCGTGAGCTGGCCGACCTTTCTCGCCGCCGAGAGGCTCTGGCAGTCGATACACTTCCCAAGCCGTCGCGCACTCGCGTCATCACCGTCTCGAACCAGAAGGGCGGGGTGGGCAAGACCACCTCGACGGTCAACCTGTCGGCGGCATTGGCACGCAATGGTGCTCGTGTGCTGGTAATTGATCTCGATCCTCAGGGCAATGCGTCAACTGCGCTGGGTGTCGAACACCGAGCCGAGACGGCCAGTGTCTACGATGTCGTGGTCGGTGAGTCGGCGATTGCCGATGTGATCCAGAAGAGCCCGGAGTTCGACGAGCTGTACTGCGTCCCCTCGACCATTCACCTGGCCGGCGCCGAAATCGAGCTCGTCTCTCTCGTGGCTCGCGAGCAGCGACTCCGAACTGCGCTCGACACCTTCCTCTCAGCTACCGAGGCTGCGTCCAATCGATTCGACTACGTCTTCGTTGACTGCCCGCCGTCACTGGGTCTTCTGACGATCAATGCTTTCGTTGCAGCGCAAGAGGTGCTCATCCCCATTCAGTGCGAGTATTACGCGCTCGAGGGCTTGAGTCAGCTTCTACGGAACATTCAATTGATCGAGAAGCACCTGAACCCGGTGCTCAAGGTGTCGAGCATCCTCTTGACCATGTACGACGGCCGCACCAACCTGTCGCAGCAGGTGGCCGCTGACGTCCGCGAGCACTTCCCCGCCGAGGTCCTCCGCACGATGATCCCCCGCTCCGTACGCATCAGCGAGGCGCCCGGCTACGGACAGACCGTCATCAGCTACGACACCAATTCGCCCGGCTCCCTCTCGTATCTCGAGGCGGCTGCCGAGCTTGCACACCGAGGAGCACCCGAATAG
- the rsmG gene encoding 16S rRNA (guanine(527)-N(7))-methyltransferase RsmG, with amino-acid sequence MTDAVGVLEEEPPAAASLFGDRIDVVRQYTRDLAKYGEELGLIGPLELPRLWTRHVINSGLLAPLLVAGRVGDIGSGAGLPGLVLAAARPDTHLILIEPMERRTDWLRTEADRLGLTNVEIVRARAEEATISPYLDQVTARAVSALSKLIPIAAPLVRTGGQVLFLKGARVTEEVIAARKAIARNHLVDGEVLELGVGFVEETTRVFRATVD; translated from the coding sequence ATGACGGATGCCGTCGGCGTGCTCGAAGAGGAACCCCCGGCCGCCGCGTCCCTCTTCGGCGACAGGATCGACGTCGTCCGGCAGTACACACGTGATCTGGCGAAGTACGGCGAAGAGCTCGGCCTGATCGGGCCTCTCGAGCTCCCGCGGCTATGGACTCGCCACGTGATCAACAGCGGCCTGTTGGCTCCGCTGTTGGTCGCTGGTCGTGTCGGTGACATCGGCTCGGGGGCCGGCCTTCCCGGTCTCGTGCTGGCGGCTGCACGACCAGACACGCACCTCATCCTGATCGAGCCCATGGAGCGTCGCACCGACTGGCTGCGAACCGAAGCCGATCGGCTCGGCCTCACCAATGTGGAGATCGTTCGTGCGCGTGCCGAGGAGGCGACGATCTCGCCGTATCTCGACCAGGTCACCGCGCGTGCGGTCAGTGCTCTGTCGAAGCTCATCCCGATCGCTGCGCCGCTCGTCAGGACGGGCGGCCAGGTGCTCTTCCTCAAGGGTGCACGGGTGACCGAGGAGGTGATCGCGGCGCGGAAGGCGATCGCTAGAAACCACCTCGTCGATGGCGAGGTGCTCGAGCTCGGTGTCGGCTTCGTCGAAGAAACCACGCGCGTCTTTCGGGCTACAGTTGACTGA
- a CDS encoding R3H domain-containing nucleic acid-binding protein, with amino-acid sequence MSLTPRADTPRTDDDESTGSQDLVESPATPDQGSAAARVDQAEGADLDEGTDLDEGADLDEGADLDEGDIAADYIEELLDILDLDGDIDIETRGGRSYISVDSSGENDLHLLSKPDTVTALQELTRIAVQTRTGEFSRLILDVGGSRATREQELTALVDRAVAKLDEGATAASLPPMSSYERKLVHDIVASRGDFSSESEGEGRDRHTVVTRA; translated from the coding sequence ATGTCTCTCACCCCGAGGGCCGACACCCCGCGCACCGACGACGACGAATCGACTGGATCGCAGGATCTCGTCGAGTCGCCCGCCACTCCCGACCAGGGGTCAGCAGCGGCGCGGGTCGACCAGGCTGAGGGCGCGGACCTCGACGAGGGCACTGATCTCGACGAGGGCGCGGATCTCGACGAGGGCGCGGATCTCGACGAGGGCGACATCGCCGCCGACTACATCGAAGAGCTGCTCGACATCCTCGATCTCGACGGCGACATCGACATCGAGACGCGTGGCGGCCGGTCGTACATCTCGGTCGACTCGTCGGGCGAGAACGACCTTCACCTGCTTTCGAAGCCGGACACCGTCACGGCTCTTCAAGAGCTCACGCGCATCGCGGTGCAGACCCGCACCGGCGAATTCTCACGGCTGATCCTCGACGTCGGTGGCTCACGGGCCACGCGTGAGCAGGAGCTCACGGCTCTCGTCGACCGAGCCGTTGCCAAGCTCGACGAAGGCGCCACGGCGGCCTCGCTGCCTCCGATGTCTTCGTACGAACGCAAGCTCGTGCACGACATCGTCGCCTCGCGTGGTGACTTCTCGTCGGAGTCCGAGGGTGAAGGGCGCGACCGTCACACTGTTGTCACCCGCGCCTAG
- the yidC gene encoding membrane protein insertase YidC, translating into MLDFIGTILYPIRWVVEAILVFWHWVLVSVGMSSTSGLTWVLAIVLLTIIVRICLIPIFVRQIKNQRRMMEVAPQLKKIQDKYKGKKDQFSREAMSRETMALYKETGTNPLSSCLPLLIQMPVFFSLYTVLHNAQTGKVGIGLLNKALSHSFANASLFGAPLHETFTHSDAIQVKLIAGAMIILMTASQFYTQLQLTSKNMSPETKASPMFRQQRMLLYVLPLVFLFSGLNFPLGVMFYWLTSNFWTMGQQYMVIRNSPTPGSDAALAREARLAKKHQEREARGKNNPITSGPGLTSLTEVAVTEAEAPKRVTTQRVQPVGKNRSKKQGR; encoded by the coding sequence ATGCTTGATTTCATCGGCACGATCCTCTACCCCATCCGCTGGGTGGTGGAGGCGATCCTGGTGTTCTGGCACTGGGTGCTCGTCTCGGTCGGCATGTCGTCCACCTCGGGTCTCACCTGGGTGCTCGCGATCGTTCTGCTGACGATCATCGTCCGGATCTGCCTCATCCCCATCTTCGTGCGCCAGATCAAGAATCAGCGCCGCATGATGGAGGTAGCGCCACAGCTGAAGAAGATCCAGGACAAGTACAAGGGCAAGAAAGACCAGTTCTCTCGCGAGGCCATGTCGCGCGAGACCATGGCCCTCTACAAAGAGACCGGCACCAATCCGCTCTCGTCGTGTCTGCCGCTTCTCATCCAGATGCCGGTGTTCTTCAGCCTCTACACCGTTCTGCACAACGCTCAGACCGGCAAGGTCGGCATCGGCCTCCTCAACAAGGCCCTCTCGCATTCGTTCGCCAACGCGAGCCTCTTCGGTGCTCCGCTGCACGAGACCTTCACGCACTCCGACGCCATCCAGGTCAAGCTCATCGCCGGCGCGATGATCATCCTGATGACCGCCTCGCAGTTCTACACACAGCTGCAGCTGACCTCGAAGAACATGTCGCCCGAGACCAAGGCGAGCCCGATGTTTCGGCAGCAGCGCATGCTCCTCTACGTGCTCCCGCTGGTCTTCCTCTTCTCAGGTCTGAACTTCCCTCTCGGCGTCATGTTCTACTGGCTGACCTCGAACTTCTGGACCATGGGCCAGCAGTACATGGTGATCCGCAACAGCCCGACACCGGGCAGCGACGCGGCACTCGCCCGCGAGGCCAGACTCGCGAAGAAGCACCAGGAGCGCGAGGCGCGTGGCAAGAACAACCCGATCACCAGCGGCCCCGGCCTCACCTCGTTGACCGAAGTGGCTGTGACCGAGGCCGAGGCGCCGAAGCGCGTCACGACGCAGCGCGTGCAGCCGGTCGGCAAGAACCGCTCCAAAAAGCAAGGCAGGTAG
- the yidD gene encoding membrane protein insertion efficiency factor YidD — protein sequence MCVAILRVYRAVISPLYGDVCRYYPSCSRYALEAIQQHGAVKGIALGLWRIVRCNPWAKGGIDDVPHTHHHRYTVTAHGFVTARPELAAGTELAGSPVLATSPVQLHSPRKA from the coding sequence ATGTGCGTCGCGATCCTGCGGGTCTACCGGGCGGTCATCTCGCCTCTGTACGGTGACGTCTGCCGCTACTACCCGAGTTGCTCGCGCTATGCCCTCGAGGCGATCCAGCAGCACGGCGCAGTCAAGGGCATCGCTCTGGGTCTCTGGCGCATCGTGCGCTGCAACCCCTGGGCGAAGGGCGGAATCGACGACGTGCCTCACACTCACCACCACCGTTACACGGTCACAGCCCACGGCTTCGTGACTGCGAGACCTGAACTCGCCGCCGGCACCGAACTCGCCGGCAGCCCGGTTCTTGCTACCAGCCCTGTGCAGCTGCACAGCCCCAGGAAGGCCTGA
- a CDS encoding ribonuclease P protein component, whose translation MLARANRIVRADDYRNTVRRGRKSVTAHCVVYRRVRAEGDEDRFGFIVSKAVGDAVTRNTVRRRLKGVAHQILVTDAARLSAGFSPERTDVVIRALPATLGVPWSTLLEEVSTALNKGVTAGGESR comes from the coding sequence GTGTTGGCCCGCGCCAACCGCATCGTCCGCGCAGACGACTATCGCAACACCGTGCGTCGTGGCCGCAAGTCGGTCACGGCGCACTGTGTCGTCTACCGGCGGGTTCGTGCCGAGGGCGACGAGGACCGCTTCGGCTTCATCGTGTCGAAGGCCGTCGGCGATGCGGTCACGCGCAACACCGTGCGCCGTCGCCTCAAAGGCGTGGCCCACCAGATCCTGGTCACTGACGCCGCTCGACTCTCCGCGGGATTCTCCCCTGAGAGAACGGACGTCGTGATAAGGGCACTGCCAGCCACTCTCGGAGTTCCTTGGTCTACCCTGCTCGAAGAGGTCTCGACAGCTCTGAACAAGGGCGTGACGGCAGGAGGTGAGAGTCGGTGA
- the rpmH gene encoding 50S ribosomal protein L34 produces the protein MSKRTFQPNNRRKAKKHGFRARMRTRAGRAILAARRGKGRTELSA, from the coding sequence ATGAGCAAGCGCACCTTCCAGCCGAACAACCGTCGCAAGGCCAAGAAGCACGGCTTCCGCGCCCGCATGCGCACCCGCGCCGGCCGCGCCATCCTCGCCGCTCGCCGTGGCAAGGGCCGCACCGAGCTCTCCGCGTAG
- the dnaN gene encoding DNA polymerase III subunit beta, with product MKFQVNRDVFSDAVSFAVKLLPQRTTLPILSGVLIEAHEGGLTLSSFDYEVSSQTSIAAEIDEPGTILVSGRLLADIANRLPNAPVVFTTEDTRISVSCGSAKFSLLSMPVEEYPTLPTVGEQSGVVPGDAFSLAVSQVAVAASRDDVTPVITGVQLEVTENALSLVATDRYRVAVRGIDWDPGTAASTETLTALVPARTLQEVGKTFGNASTLSVAITGSDDRGLIAFQADNKIVTSLLIKGNFPPVKRLFPETVENYAVMNTAELVEATRRVSLVLEREAALRFTFTIDGLTLEAIGSEQAQASESIDALLTGDDTVVSLKPQFLLDGLGAVHSEFVRISFTKTENPNKPGPVLITSQSSKDQPGADSYKYLLQPNLLLR from the coding sequence GTGAAGTTCCAGGTCAACCGCGACGTCTTCAGCGACGCCGTCTCGTTCGCCGTCAAGCTGCTCCCTCAGCGGACGACCCTCCCGATCCTGAGCGGTGTCCTCATCGAGGCGCACGAGGGCGGGCTGACGCTGTCGTCGTTCGACTACGAGGTCTCGAGCCAGACGAGCATCGCCGCCGAGATCGACGAGCCCGGCACGATCCTGGTCTCCGGCCGCCTCCTCGCCGACATCGCGAACCGCCTGCCGAACGCCCCCGTCGTGTTCACCACCGAAGACACTCGCATCTCGGTCAGTTGCGGCTCGGCCAAGTTCTCGCTGCTGAGCATGCCCGTCGAGGAGTACCCCACGCTGCCCACGGTCGGTGAGCAGTCAGGTGTCGTTCCCGGCGACGCCTTCTCGCTCGCGGTCTCGCAAGTCGCCGTGGCCGCCAGCCGCGACGACGTCACCCCGGTCATCACCGGCGTGCAGCTCGAAGTCACCGAAAACGCGCTCTCGCTGGTCGCGACCGATCGTTACCGCGTCGCCGTTCGAGGCATCGACTGGGATCCCGGCACCGCCGCCTCCACCGAGACCCTGACCGCGCTGGTGCCGGCCCGGACTCTGCAGGAGGTCGGTAAGACCTTCGGCAACGCGTCGACGCTGTCCGTCGCGATCACCGGATCCGACGACCGCGGGCTGATCGCATTCCAGGCCGACAACAAGATCGTCACGTCGTTGCTCATCAAGGGCAACTTCCCTCCCGTCAAGCGGCTCTTCCCCGAAACGGTCGAGAACTACGCGGTCATGAACACCGCCGAGCTCGTGGAGGCGACGCGCCGCGTGTCGCTCGTCCTCGAGCGCGAAGCAGCTTTGAGATTCACGTTCACCATCGACGGCCTCACCCTCGAGGCAATCGGCAGTGAGCAAGCGCAGGCGTCAGAGTCGATCGACGCGCTCCTGACCGGAGACGACACCGTGGTTTCGCTGAAGCCGCAGTTCCTCCTGGACGGGCTGGGCGCAGTGCACTCGGAGTTCGTCCGCATCTCGTTCACCAAGACCGAGAACCCCAACAAGCCGGGGCCGGTGCTGATCACGAGCCAGAGCTCGAAAGACCAGCCCGGTGCGGACAGCTACAAGTACCTGCTCCAGCCCAACCTTCTGCTGCGCTGA
- the gnd gene encoding phosphogluconate dehydrogenase (NAD(+)-dependent, decarboxylating), whose amino-acid sequence MHIGLIGLGKMGNNMRARLREHDIEVTGYDTNPAVSDVKTLKDLAAALPAPRIVWAMVPAGKITASVIEELSNVLSEGDMVIDGGNSKFTSDFESAKLLDSKGIKFVDAGVSGGVWGLKNGYGLMVGGSDEDVAAAMPIFDVLRPEGPQAEGFVHVGPCGAGHYAKMVHNGIEYAIMQAYGEGFELLETKKDLIKDVTGVFKAWQRGTVVRSWLLELLVLGLEEDPAFEDISGYVEDSGEGRWTLEEAIDNAVPMPAISASIFARFVSRQGDGSPTMKAVAALRNQFGGHAVKKAD is encoded by the coding sequence ATGCACATCGGCCTCATCGGTCTCGGCAAAATGGGCAACAACATGCGCGCTCGCCTGCGCGAGCACGACATCGAGGTGACCGGCTACGACACCAACCCGGCCGTCTCCGACGTCAAGACCCTCAAAGACCTCGCAGCGGCTCTCCCCGCCCCGCGGATCGTCTGGGCCATGGTCCCCGCCGGCAAGATCACCGCGAGCGTCATCGAAGAGCTGTCCAACGTCCTCTCCGAGGGCGACATGGTCATCGACGGGGGCAACTCCAAGTTCACGAGCGACTTCGAGAGTGCCAAGCTGCTCGACTCGAAGGGCATCAAATTCGTCGACGCCGGTGTCTCCGGTGGTGTCTGGGGCCTCAAGAACGGCTACGGCCTCATGGTCGGCGGCAGCGACGAAGACGTGGCCGCGGCCATGCCGATCTTCGACGTGCTCCGCCCCGAGGGCCCCCAGGCCGAGGGCTTCGTGCACGTCGGCCCGTGCGGTGCCGGCCACTACGCGAAGATGGTCCACAACGGCATCGAGTACGCCATCATGCAGGCCTACGGTGAGGGCTTCGAGCTTCTCGAAACCAAGAAGGACCTCATCAAAGACGTCACCGGCGTCTTCAAGGCCTGGCAGCGAGGCACGGTCGTGCGCTCCTGGCTCCTCGAGCTGCTGGTGCTCGGTCTCGAAGAAGACCCCGCGTTCGAAGACATCTCGGGCTACGTCGAAGACTCCGGCGAGGGTCGCTGGACTCTCGAAGAGGCCATCGACAACGCCGTCCCCATGCCCGCCATCTCGGCCTCCATCTTCGCGCGCTTCGTGTCGCGCCAGGGCGACGGCTCGCCGACGATGAAGGCCGTAGCCGCTCTCCGCAACCAGTTCGGCGGCCACGCCGTCAAAAAGGCCGACTAA
- the recF gene encoding DNA replication/repair protein RecF, with the protein MRVLHLSLTDFRNYATAEVSLERGPNLFVGRNGQGKTNLVESLGYLATLGSHRVSSDAALIRQGQGSAIVRARLESNDRELLAEVQINRSGPNRAQINRGAIKVRELPRYFSSILFAPEDLALVRGEPGGRRRFVDELLVARNPRLSGILSDYDRVLRQRNTLLKSARASRVSGDKLSTLDIWDDRLVALGSEIIASRDQLVEALGPRVAASYSAVAGDDHAAELSTVLSIRGTVRDDDDPVDEGAAQDAIDAEAIAPLFRETLARVRSKELERGVTLVGPHRDDLFLSLNGLPARGYASHGESWSFALALKLASASVLRADSDTGDPVIVLDDVFAELDRTRRERLADSVADYEQVLITAAVEEDVPERLAAHTVRIAHGAIVDEVAS; encoded by the coding sequence GTGCGAGTACTTCATCTGAGCCTCACCGACTTTCGCAACTATGCGACGGCCGAGGTCTCGCTCGAACGCGGGCCCAACCTGTTCGTCGGCCGCAACGGCCAGGGCAAGACGAATCTCGTCGAGTCTCTCGGCTACCTCGCGACTCTCGGGTCGCACCGCGTCTCGAGCGACGCAGCCCTGATCCGTCAGGGGCAAGGCTCCGCCATCGTGCGCGCCCGCCTCGAGAGCAACGATCGCGAGCTGCTGGCCGAGGTGCAGATAAATCGGTCCGGGCCGAATCGCGCGCAGATCAATCGCGGCGCCATCAAGGTGCGCGAACTGCCCCGCTACTTCTCGAGCATCCTGTTCGCCCCCGAAGACCTCGCGCTGGTGCGGGGCGAGCCCGGCGGGAGGCGCCGCTTCGTCGACGAGCTGCTGGTGGCGCGCAACCCGCGCCTGAGTGGCATCCTGAGCGACTACGACCGGGTGCTGCGTCAGCGCAACACGCTGCTCAAGTCGGCCAGGGCCTCGCGGGTGTCGGGCGACAAGCTCTCGACGCTCGACATCTGGGACGACCGGCTCGTCGCTCTCGGCAGCGAGATCATCGCGTCGCGCGACCAGCTCGTCGAAGCCCTGGGGCCCCGGGTCGCCGCGTCGTACTCGGCCGTCGCCGGCGACGATCACGCGGCTGAGCTGTCGACGGTCCTGAGCATCCGCGGCACGGTCCGTGACGACGACGACCCCGTCGACGAGGGGGCCGCGCAGGATGCCATCGATGCCGAGGCCATCGCGCCTCTCTTTCGCGAGACCCTCGCGCGCGTCCGCTCGAAAGAACTCGAGCGAGGCGTCACGCTCGTCGGCCCCCACCGCGACGATCTCTTCCTCTCTCTCAACGGGCTGCCGGCGCGCGGCTACGCCAGCCACGGCGAGTCCTGGTCGTTCGCCCTCGCTCTCAAACTCGCGTCGGCCTCGGTGCTGCGGGCCGACTCGGACACCGGCGACCCCGTGATCGTGCTCGACGACGTGTTCGCCGAGCTCGACCGCACGCGACGTGAGCGGCTCGCCGACTCGGTGGCCGACTACGAGCAGGTGCTGATCACCGCCGCGGTCGAAGAGGACGTGCCGGAGAGGCTGGCCGCGCACACCGTCAGGATCGCCCACGGAGCGATCGTCGACGAGGTCGCCTCATGA
- a CDS encoding DUF721 domain-containing protein, translating to MSPQRAGRSRGTEDNEAQRVYLRFRRVFGDASTRGRDARRRIARSGAPSQPFGSGRDPKGIADVILGVTTELGWNSSLAQSDLMTAWPAMVGDELSQHSIPVGVEDGTLTVQCDSTAWATQLRLMRSQVTTAIISTYPEAGIESMRFLGPNAPTWKRGPRSVPGRGPRDTYG from the coding sequence ATGAGCCCGCAGAGGGCGGGGCGGTCGCGCGGCACGGAGGACAACGAAGCTCAACGTGTCTACCTCCGGTTCCGCAGGGTGTTCGGCGACGCCTCGACCAGGGGGAGGGACGCGCGCCGCCGCATCGCTCGGTCGGGTGCCCCGAGCCAGCCCTTCGGATCCGGGCGCGACCCGAAAGGGATCGCCGACGTGATCCTGGGCGTCACCACCGAGCTGGGCTGGAACTCGAGCCTCGCGCAGTCGGATCTGATGACCGCGTGGCCGGCGATGGTCGGCGACGAGCTGAGTCAGCACTCGATTCCGGTCGGGGTCGAAGACGGCACGCTGACCGTGCAGTGCGACTCGACGGCATGGGCGACGCAGCTGCGATTGATGCGCTCGCAGGTCACCACCGCGATCATCTCGACCTACCCCGAGGCGGGCATCGAGTCGATGCGTTTCTTGGGGCCCAACGCCCCGACCTGGAAACGCGGCCCCAGATCGGTCCCAGGGCGTGGTCCTCGCGATACTTACGGTTGA